The Balearica regulorum gibbericeps isolate bBalReg1 chromosome 5, bBalReg1.pri, whole genome shotgun sequence genome window below encodes:
- the RAPSN gene encoding 43 kDa receptor-associated protein of the synapse — translation MRLFNAWEMGQDQTKQQIEKGLHLYQSNQTEKALQVWMRVLEKSADPAGRFRVLGCLITAHAEMGRYKDMLKFAVVQIDTARELEDPDYLTESYLNLARSNEKLCEFQKTISYCKTCLNMQGTTVSMQLNGQVSLSMGNAFLGLSIFQKALECFEKALRYAHNNDDKMLECRVCCSLGNFYAQIKDYEKALFFPCKAAELVNDYGKGWSLKYRAMSQYHMAVAYQKLGRLADAMDCCEESMKIALQHGDRPLQALCLLCFADIHRSRKDVQTAIPRYDSSMSIMTEIGNRLGLIQVLLGVTKCWMIKKELDKALESIEKAQELAEGLGNKLGLLKLHCLCERIYRTKGQQRELRDHVVKFHECVEEMELYCGMCGESIGEKNNQLQALPCSHFFHLKCLQTNGTRGCPNCRRLSVKPGYV, via the exons ATGAGGCTTTTTAATGCATGGGAGATGGGTCAGGACCAGACAAAGCAACAGATAGAGAAAGGACTCCATCTTTACCAGTCTAATCAGACCGAAAAGGCCCTGCAAGTCTGGATGAGGGTTTTGGAGAAGTCTGCGGATCCTGCTGGCAGGTTTCGGGTTTTGGGTTGCCTCATCACTGCTCATGCAGAGATGGGCAGATACAAAGATATGCTGAAG TTTGCAGTGGTGCAGATTGACACAGCACGGGAGCTGGAAGACCCAGATTACCTTACAGAGAGCTACCTAAACCTGGCTCGCAGCAATGAGAAACTCTGTGAATTCCAAAAAACAATCTCTTACTGTAAGACATGCCTGAACATGCAGGGTACCACGGTGAGCATGCAGCTGAATGGCCAGGTGAGCCTCAGCATGGGCAATGCCTTCTTGGGCCTCAGCATTTTCCAGAAGGCTTTGGAGTGCTTTGAGAAAGCTTTACGCTACGCACACAACAATGATGACAAGATGCTGGAGTGTCGAGTCTGCTGCAGCCTCGGGAACTTCTACGCCCAGATAAAG GACTACGAGAAAGCCTTGTTCTTCCCATGTaaagcagctgagctggtgAATGATTATGGAAAGGGCTGGAGCTTGAAGTACCGAGCAATGAGCCAGTATCACATGGCAGTGGCCTATCAGAAGCTGGGGCGCTTGGCAGATGCTATGGACTGCTGTGAG GAGTCCATGAAGATTGCCCTGCAGCATGGTGACCGGCCTCTGCAAGCGCTGtgtctgctgtgctttgcagatATCCATCGCAGTCGCAAAGACGTGCAG ACAGCCATTCCTCGGTATGATTCCTCCATGAGCATCATGACAGAGATTGGAAACCGCCTGGGCCTGATCCAGGTGCTGCTAGGAGTGACTAAGTGCTGGATGATCAAGAAGGAGCTGGACAAG GCTCTGGAAAGCATTGAAAAGGcacaggagctggcagagggacTAGGGAACAAG CTTGGCCTGCTGAAGCTCCACTGCCTGTGTGAACGGATCTATCGCACAAAGGGGCAGCAGCGAGAATTGCGTGACCACGTAGTGAAGTTCCATGAATGTGTGGAGGAGATGGAGCTGTACTGTGGCATGTGTGGAGAGTCCATTGGGGAGAAGAACAACCAGCTCCAGGCGCTGCCTTGCTCCCACTTCTTCCACTTAAA GTGCCTCCAGACCAACGGGACCCGGGGCTGCCCCAACTGCCGCCGCTTGTCGGTGAAGCCCGGCTACGTCTGA